The Bacillus carboniphilus genome contains a region encoding:
- the spoIIIAG gene encoding stage III sporulation protein AG, which yields MKNKVSNFFESLKNGFHKTEGEKNKKVSYLLIVLLIGILFMSINLANSEDQNQDSSIAESAKKKTTQVPSERAVAEEQEIFQYEKTYEEQLKKMLEEISGVEDVSVMVNVDSTYSKVLEKNRISQNQTTKETDREGGERQVDDQTNEEQVVIIRQGDGEEPVVIRMEKPTISGVLVVARGVENIAIERMVIEAVTRALDVPSHRVAVQPKN from the coding sequence ATGAAAAATAAAGTATCAAATTTCTTCGAGTCATTAAAGAATGGTTTTCATAAAACAGAAGGGGAAAAAAATAAGAAGGTTTCATATTTATTAATCGTTCTACTCATTGGGATTCTGTTTATGTCAATTAACCTTGCTAATAGTGAAGATCAAAATCAAGACAGTTCAATCGCTGAATCAGCAAAAAAGAAAACCACGCAAGTTCCGAGTGAAAGGGCAGTAGCAGAAGAGCAAGAGATCTTTCAATATGAGAAAACATACGAGGAACAGCTTAAAAAAATGTTAGAGGAAATATCGGGAGTAGAGGATGTATCGGTAATGGTGAATGTCGATTCTACTTATTCAAAGGTTCTTGAGAAAAATCGTATCTCGCAAAACCAAACGACAAAGGAAACAGATCGAGAAGGTGGGGAAAGACAAGTAGATGATCAAACAAACGAGGAACAAGTCGTTATTATTAGGCAAGGAGATGGAGAGGAACCTGTAGTTATCCGCATGGAAAAACCAACAATTTCTGGTGTGCTAGTCGTGGCACGAGGGGTTGAAAATATAGCGATTGAAAGAATGGTCATAGAAGCTGTCACTAGAGCACTAGATGTACCTAGTCATCGAGTAGCTGTTCAACCTAAAAATTGA
- the spoIIIAF gene encoding stage III sporulation protein AF, translated as MSFLSEWIANIILFILIAIILDMLLPSSSMRKYVKMVTSLLLMVIIISPIFNVFSMDLSKLITENTIDPTMTSQTKTSIENQKKEIQDFQRAYTLEQMPVQMKMAVERELIEDYDLQITSIKIEEKNLPIQSQDDINKIDVYLNEVENQSIEVVEEIDIDVSRPQEQNQHHPEKNQIIQVLSQTWQIDSQLIAVHFERGVGR; from the coding sequence GTGTCCTTTTTATCTGAGTGGATTGCTAATATCATTTTATTTATATTAATTGCGATCATTCTTGATATGCTTTTGCCAAGTTCAAGCATGAGGAAATATGTCAAAATGGTCACCAGTCTTCTATTGATGGTTATTATTATTTCCCCTATTTTTAACGTGTTTTCTATGGATCTCTCAAAATTGATAACAGAAAACACGATCGACCCCACGATGACTTCCCAAACAAAAACTTCTATTGAAAATCAGAAAAAAGAAATACAAGACTTCCAACGTGCATATACATTAGAACAAATGCCTGTACAAATGAAAATGGCGGTAGAAAGGGAGTTGATAGAAGATTATGATCTTCAAATAACCTCTATAAAAATAGAAGAAAAAAATCTACCGATTCAATCACAAGATGATATTAACAAAATTGATGTTTACTTAAATGAAGTAGAAAATCAATCGATAGAGGTGGTTGAAGAAATTGACATAGATGTTTCTAGGCCTCAAGAACAAAATCAACATCATCCCGAGAAGAATCAAATCATTCAAGTTTTATCACAAACGTGGCAAATCGATTCACAACTCATTGCTGTTCATTTTGAAAGGGGAGTGGGAAGATGA
- the spoIIIAE gene encoding stage III sporulation protein AE — MSGEFYKLSFYDFAYSLLLLVVMILFFVLPVSVQANEDEETLKQEETYVTDQLVEQQVESLDLTEITEYWNDIIHQYGGFLPESQKGSLTQFLTGEKEFTAKEWMNGFFRFFMHEIIANGKLLGMLIILTIFSVMLQLLQNAFQQSTVSKVAYSIVYMVLIIIALNSFQVANSYTLEAIGGMTNFLIALIPLLLALMASSGAVISASFFHPILIFLMNTSGILIEKVVLPLIFLSALLYIVSTLTDQYKITQLAQLLRNIGIGLMATFLTVFLGVISVQGASSAVADGLTLRTAKFIAGNFIPVLGRMFTDATDTVLSASMLLKNTIGIAGALILLFIAAFPAIKVLTLAFIYKFAAAILQPLGGGPVITCLDVISKSIIYIFAALAIVSLMFFLSITVIIAAGNMSLMVR, encoded by the coding sequence TTGAGTGGCGAATTTTATAAATTATCGTTTTATGATTTTGCATATTCACTTTTATTATTAGTAGTAATGATTTTATTTTTCGTTTTACCTGTAAGTGTACAAGCCAACGAGGATGAAGAGACTTTAAAACAAGAAGAGACCTATGTAACAGATCAATTAGTAGAACAACAAGTCGAAAGTTTAGATTTAACAGAAATAACGGAATATTGGAATGATATTATTCATCAATATGGAGGGTTTCTACCTGAAAGTCAAAAAGGGAGTTTAACTCAATTTTTAACAGGTGAGAAGGAATTTACTGCTAAAGAATGGATGAACGGATTTTTTCGATTTTTCATGCACGAAATTATAGCGAATGGAAAGCTTTTAGGAATGCTAATTATTTTAACTATTTTTAGTGTTATGTTGCAGTTATTACAAAATGCTTTTCAACAAAGCACTGTAAGTAAGGTTGCCTATTCAATTGTTTATATGGTGTTAATCATTATAGCTTTGAACAGTTTTCAGGTGGCAAATTCTTATACGCTTGAAGCCATTGGAGGGATGACCAACTTTTTAATTGCTTTAATCCCGCTATTGCTTGCATTGATGGCTTCTTCAGGTGCTGTTATATCTGCCTCTTTTTTTCATCCTATTCTTATTTTCTTAATGAATACGAGTGGAATCCTAATAGAAAAGGTTGTCTTGCCACTTATCTTTTTATCCGCACTACTCTATATTGTAAGTACCTTGACTGATCAATATAAAATTACTCAGTTGGCTCAGCTATTAAGGAATATAGGAATCGGTCTTATGGCAACATTTTTAACTGTATTTTTAGGCGTCATTTCTGTTCAAGGAGCTTCTTCAGCTGTTGCGGATGGCTTAACGTTACGAACCGCTAAATTTATAGCAGGGAATTTCATACCGGTTCTTGGGAGAATGTTCACAGATGCTACCGATACGGTTTTAAGTGCTTCAATGTTACTAAAAAACACCATAGGAATTGCTGGTGCTTTAATTTTATTATTTATTGCTGCTTTTCCTGCTATTAAAGTATTAACGCTTGCTTTTATTTATAAATTTGCAGCGGCTATTCTTCAACCCCTAGGGGGAGGGCCTGTTATTACTTGTCTTGATGTTATTAGTAAGAGCATTATTTACATTTTTGCCGCTTTAGCGATTGTGTCGTTAATGTTTTTCCTAAGTATAACAGTGATTATAGCAGCTGGAAATATGTCCTTGATGGTCCGATAG
- the spoIIIAD gene encoding stage III sporulation protein AD, with the protein MIYSRRSKRSFCFKVKGGFVIEIIQIVGLGLIATFLSLIVKEQKPTFAFMLVVFAGCVIFLFLVDKIFEIIHMIETLATKANVNVLYVETILKIIGIAYIAEFGSQITKDAGQGAIASKIELGGKIIILTMAIPILTVLIETIINMIPNL; encoded by the coding sequence ATGATTTATTCACGAAGATCAAAGCGGTCTTTTTGTTTCAAGGTTAAGGGGGGATTTGTTATTGAAATAATTCAAATCGTCGGTTTAGGTTTAATTGCTACCTTCCTTTCCTTAATTGTGAAAGAACAAAAGCCAACGTTTGCGTTTATGTTGGTTGTTTTTGCTGGCTGTGTCATTTTTCTTTTTTTAGTGGATAAAATCTTTGAAATCATCCATATGATTGAAACACTTGCAACGAAAGCGAATGTCAATGTCCTTTATGTTGAAACGATTTTGAAAATCATTGGAATTGCTTATATCGCAGAGTTTGGTTCACAAATTACAAAAGATGCTGGACAAGGGGCGATCGCTTCTAAAATTGAGTTAGGTGGGAAAATTATTATCCTCACAATGGCTATTCCAATACTTACAGTGTTAATTGAAACCATTATTAATATGATTCCTAATTTATAG
- the spoIIIAC gene encoding stage III sporulation protein AC produces MGVDINTIFQIAGIGIVVAFLHTILDQMGKKEYAQWVTLIGFIYILFMVASIVDDLFTKIKAVFLFQG; encoded by the coding sequence ATGGGTGTAGATATTAATACGATATTCCAAATTGCTGGGATAGGAATTGTCGTTGCGTTTTTGCACACGATACTTGATCAAATGGGAAAAAAAGAATATGCACAATGGGTCACCCTAATAGGATTTATCTATATTTTATTTATGGTGGCATCAATTGTAGATGATTTATTCACGAAGATCAAAGCGGTCTTTTTGTTTCAAGGTTAA
- the spoIIIAB gene encoding stage III sporulation protein SpoIIIAB, whose translation MLKLIGSILIITVTTWIGFEVAKQLKERPKHLRYLKNALQSLEVEILYGHTPLIEATMRIAKQIPKPLSTMFDSFAHKLQSKQTNVMDAWEESIQEVWRQTSFKQGEYEILTQFGKTLGQHDIVSQQKHIRLALNHLEREEGDAIERQTRYEKMVKSLGFLSGLLIVILLI comes from the coding sequence GTGTTAAAGCTCATTGGCTCCATCTTAATTATAACGGTAACGACTTGGATTGGGTTTGAAGTAGCAAAACAACTAAAAGAACGCCCAAAGCATCTTCGATATTTAAAAAACGCACTACAATCTTTAGAAGTAGAGATATTATACGGGCATACACCTTTAATTGAAGCAACGATGCGAATAGCGAAGCAAATTCCAAAACCTTTATCAACGATGTTTGATTCTTTCGCTCATAAGCTCCAGTCTAAACAAACAAATGTGATGGATGCATGGGAGGAAAGTATACAAGAAGTTTGGAGACAAACATCATTTAAACAAGGAGAATATGAAATTTTGACTCAGTTTGGAAAGACTCTTGGTCAACATGATATTGTCTCCCAACAAAAACACATAAGGTTGGCACTCAATCATCTAGAACGAGAAGAAGGGGATGCGATTGAAAGACAGACTAGGTATGAAAAGATGGTTAAGAGTCTTGGGTTTTTATCAGGTCTATTGATCGTCATCTTATTAATATAG